The Posidoniimonas polymericola DNA window ATCGGTATGATCTTCGGTCTCCTCGACCCGCTGATGATCTTCCGCAAGTCCCGCTACTGCCTGCACGACGACATCGCGGACACGGCGGTGGTGCTGGCCTGATTGGGGGGGCGATTTCCCGCCACAAATCGCGAGAAAATGGCCGGTAACTTGCTTCCCAATTCCCGGCGTGTTATAAGCGCAAGTTGAAGTTCACAGGGAAGATAGGGCCGCCGGCCCCGGAAGTCGGCCGCCCCAGGCGGGCCGCCGACGCCCTGTGGGGCCCCCCGGTTGGCGTTGAAGATCCAGCGTAGCTCTATGTCCCGTATTACCCTGCGAGTTCTCGACGGCAGCGACCGGGGCACCGTGTACCAGGATCTCGCCGTGCCGGTCACCATCGGCCGCGAAGAAGGCAACACGGTCCAGCTCAACGACGAACGGATCAGCCGCTTCCACATCAAGATCCAGGACGACCAGGAAAAGGTCGTGCTGACCGATCTGGAGAGCACCAACGGCACCCGCGTCAACGGCGAGGAGACCCAGCTCCGCATCCTCCGCTACGGCGACCTCATCCACGTCGGCCGCTCGGTGCTGCTGTACGGCACCCGCGCACAGATCGCCGCCCGGCTGGAGGAGCTCCGCGCCAACGGGACCCCGATCGCCGAGGACCTCGACCCCGACGAGCTGGCCCGCCGCGCCGAGGACCGCCCCAACGACGAGTCCGAGCTGCAGTGGTCCGAAGAGGAAGAGCTCCGCAGCACGCTGCACATCCCCTCGCCCCCCGACGTGCCGGTCGGCCTCAGCCCGGCCCAGGCCGCCCAGTTCTCCGAGATCCTTGAGTACCTGCACCTGCGGGTCCGGGTGCTGATCCAGGCGGTCGCGGCCCCCAAGGAAGGCGAGGCGGTCGAGGTCACCTTCGAGAACTGGCAGGAGCTGCTCGACGTCCAATCGCTGCTGGCCGAGTACCTCCGCAAGATCGGCGAGCCGGACAGCGAGTGACGTAGCCGATGACCAAGCCGCAGTGACCACACGGCCTCTCGTTCAACGGCCATTGGTCATTCCGGCTTGGTCATTCGACATTATCTTGTAAGCTCTCCGCATGAAGTTCCTGCTCCGGCTAGTCACCGACAACCTCCACCGCTTCTTCACCGGCGCCCTGTTGGGCGGCGGGCTGTTCGCCCTGCTGGTGGGCGGGCTCTGCTACTACCTGGTCAGCGATCAGGCGTACTGGCGGCTGGTCGCGGTCAGCATTTTGGTGTCGATCGGCGTGATGCTAGCCGGCCTGGCGAGCGGCGTACGGCTGGCCGTCACCGAGACCCTTCGCGACTGGGTCAACGCGACCAGTGTCGGGCCGATGCTCAGCAAGGTGATTTTCAAGCAGGCGCTCGGCGTCAGCGACAAGCGGCCCGAGGGCTCCAAGGCCGTGGCCGCCGAGCTCGACGGCGCGACGGTCGGCCAGGCGAAGGAGCGGCTTGCCGAGCACCTCGGCGACCTGTTCGGCGGCGACTCGCTCGACCGCTGGCTCCCCGCTCAGGGACGCTGGATCGCCAAGAAGCTGACCGGCGCCGCCGGCTGGGCAATCACCGAGCGGCTTATCGAGCACATCCCCGGCACCCCGGGCGACCACGCCCGGCTCGACCTGCTCGCCATGCGCGACGGGCTGTCCGACGGGCTGGCCGACAAGGCCGTGACGCTGGTCACCGCCCGGGCGACCGCGGTAGCGATCGCGGCGGTGGGCGTGGCGGCGGTGGTGAACGTGCTGGTCGCCGCGGCGCTATCGGTTTGACGTGGGCGGTTTGAAGTGGGCGTTTGACGTTGGCGATTTAACGCAGCGGGCGAATCCTGCAGGTTTTTCGGCCGATTGGCGGCGCCTCCACGC harbors:
- a CDS encoding FHA domain-containing protein: MSRITLRVLDGSDRGTVYQDLAVPVTIGREEGNTVQLNDERISRFHIKIQDDQEKVVLTDLESTNGTRVNGEETQLRILRYGDLIHVGRSVLLYGTRAQIAARLEELRANGTPIAEDLDPDELARRAEDRPNDESELQWSEEEELRSTLHIPSPPDVPVGLSPAQAAQFSEILEYLHLRVRVLIQAVAAPKEGEAVEVTFENWQELLDVQSLLAEYLRKIGEPDSE